The Pasteuria penetrans genome segment TCCGGAACGCATCATGCTTAAACTGGGCTTAAACCCACAGCGATATATTCATTCTACCGTAGTGATGTTTGGCGTTCTGCAGCTGATTTCTTATGTTATCGGAGTAGTATTTAGCATGGTTACATTTTCAAAATTTGTTGAAAAAAAATATCCATATCTGGGCTTTTTGGACTTTCCAATATGGGTTCAGGTTTTTGCTTATGGACTGATCTTGCTTTATCTGTTATCAGGCCTGTTCCTGGTGTGGCCAGCTTTCCGAAAATACGTCATGCTTAAATTGCATTTGGACCCACAGAGGTATATTCATCGCGTCGCGGTATGGTGGATGTTTTATGTCTTTATAAAGTCGCTAATTGTCAATAGTTTTTTTTTCCCGACCCTCCCTAGGGATGTAATGTCAGATGTGGAATTCTCCCGTTTGCTTGAGCTGTGCATAGATGTGATTACTGCCATACTGGCTGTGGGTGGGGGTGTTACCCGTAGTTGGCAAGAGACGTGGGCTCGCTTAGGACTGAACAAGAAACCAACCTGGGCAGGCTTTGGGGTGGTTATCGGTTTGTATTTTTTGTTACAGGCGGTATCATGGTATTTCCTGCCTGATTCTGATTCTGAGTCCGGGCCTTTCCCCACGTTAACTTGGGTTGGCATTCTCCTCCTGGGGATTGGCCCAGGGATTGGGGAAGAACTCTTTTTCCGCGGTGCTCTCCAACCGCGTGTAGGGATATGGATCACGAGTATCTTGTTTACTTTATGTCATACGCAGTATGAATGGAATGGACTTCTCGATGTCTTTCTAGGTTCGCTGCTATTGGGTTGGGTAGCACGCCGGTATTCGATATGGTTGTCGATAGGTATCCATATTCTCAATAATATTGTTTATGCAGTGTTTTCCTATCCGGGGTCTCCGCTGTTCATAGCGGGTGGATGAATAACAACTTTCCAGCACGAATTTTTTTACAAGAATCGGATGGGCAAATGTGTTTATGGGGTGACGCATTTAGAAAACGAATGATATGCTTGCTAGGGGTGTCGGGTCAAAAGTCCCTAGTGGGGCTGGGGCTCCCGAATCTGCGGGGGCCTGTTCGGATTCCTGGGACCGTGCAATTTCTTGTGGGGAATGTCCTATCTATGAATCTAGTCTCACCTTTTGGTAAAGCAATTGGGTAACATAAATAATAACATTTTATCATGACACTGTTCCTGTTTTTGTATCCCCAGGGGATTATTACCTTATATTTGTAAAGGTTCCTTTAATCATTAATTTATTGTAAATTCAGAAAATAATGGGCTGGACAGGACTCTACCATTGCGGGATTCAGGGGTGTAATGGATATTG includes the following:
- a CDS encoding CPBP family intramembrane glutamic endopeptidase, with amino-acid sequence MFELIIPFVLILPILFFVRFDRAYYQNMVLLGNSPHHSNFIFWGNKITSVFLMILYVCGALAGVFLPLNRFMYDILVFLYPLLGLLLVWTAFPERIMLKLGLNPQRYIHSTVVMFGVLQLISYVIGVVFSMVTFSKFVEKKYPYLGFLDFPIWVQVFAYGLILLYLLSGLFLVWPAFRKYVMLKLHLDPQRYIHRVAVWWMFYVFIKSLIVNSFFFPTLPRDVMSDVEFSRLLELCIDVITAILAVGGGVTRSWQETWARLGLNKKPTWAGFGVVIGLYFLLQAVSWYFLPDSDSESGPFPTLTWVGILLLGIGPGIGEELFFRGALQPRVGIWITSILFTLCHTQYEWNGLLDVFLGSLLLGWVARRYSIWLSIGIHILNNIVYAVFSYPGSPLFIAGG